TGGACAGCCGCTCCCAAGAGGACCAGCGCCGCGACTCCCGGGCACCCGGCAGAGTCCGCGGGACGGCGCTCCGAGGTAGTTGGTCCTCTCCGGGTAGCCTTCGGCGTCCGGTGGCCAGCCGGGCAGAGTCCACGTGACTCAGGGGGGCAACAGGCAGGAGCATGGCTGCCACCAGACCGCTGTCCCGCTTCTGGGAGTGGGGGAAGAACATCGTGTGCGTGGGCAGGAACTACGCAGACCACGTCAGGGAGATGCAGAGCGCCGCACTGAGCGAGCCGGTGCTCTTCCTGAAGCCGTCCACCGCCTACGCCCCCGAGGGCTCGCCAGTCCTCGTGCCCGCCTACACGCGCAACCTGCATCACGAGCTCGAGCTGGCCGTGGTGATGAGCAAGCGCTGCTGCGCCATCCCGGAGGCCGCAGCCATGGACTACGTGGCCGGCTATGCCCTGTGCCTGGACATGACCGCCAGGGACGTGCAGGACGAGTGCAAGAAAAAGGGGCTGCCCTGGACTCTGGCCAAGAGCTTCACGGCCTCCTGCCCAGTCAGCGCGTTCGTGCCCAAAGGGAAGATCCCTGACCCTCACAACCTGAAGCTCTGGCTCAAGGTCAATGGCGAACTCAGGCAGGAAGGTGAGACATCCTCCATGATTTTTTCCATCCCTTACATCATCAGCTACGTTTCAAAGATCATGACCTTGGAAGAAGGAGATATTATCTTGACTGGGACGCCAAAGGGAGTGGGACCCGTTAAAGAAAACGATGAGATCCAGGCTGGCATACACGGGGTCGTCAGTATGAGATTTAAGGTAGAAAAACCAGAATATTGAGTGTATACAAAGCACCCTAACTTCTTAACACGTTTCAGGGGGAAGGGGAACAAGACAAAAGCAAGAACAGGTTATTTAATGTGATAATCCTTTAATgagaaaccaatttttaaaaatgattggaTTGCTATGCTTCAACTCAAGGAAGATGGACCGTCTGAGAAAAACTTGATCTAGAAGAGCTGGGccagaaatggaaatgagaagcAGTGCCTCCTAGGAAACAACAAGCCAAATGTTCAGAAAACTTACTTTCCTTTCCTAAAACTGGACTGGATAAGACTTCAGTGGGTCATTCTGGGACCACGTGTTCAAGACTTAAAATctgcaaaggaaatggaaaagcacgtttcatcagtgtttcccaaagttcCTTGATCATGAAAATCATCTGGAGGtatttgtaaaagtaaaaatttccaaattactGGGCCATCCTAGGCCTAATGTATTAATTAATGGAATCAATCTCTGGCACTCCAACTGATTCTTATCATGCAAATGTGGAAAAACACTACTCCATATAgttaattaaaagttttatttaataagtGAGCAATTAATGAAAACCTCACTTGTTTACTTAGGGTGTGTATTCTGGCCCATAGATTCTGAGTTCGGGAGATAATTTTGAAACTTGTTTTCCAAATAAATATGCTGTCTTTTGTGTGACCTAAAAGtgtacttttttccccccaatagtGGTTAGGAGGGACACATCCTCATTAAGGGGCTTCAGACCTTGGTCTTTGGCCTCAAGAATACTGTGCTTTATTAACAGAGTTAATCAGCACCTGTACCTCACACC
This region of Physeter macrocephalus isolate SW-GA chromosome 14, ASM283717v5, whole genome shotgun sequence genomic DNA includes:
- the FAHD1 gene encoding oxaloacetate tautomerase FAHD1, mitochondrial, translating into MAATRPLSRFWEWGKNIVCVGRNYADHVREMQSAALSEPVLFLKPSTAYAPEGSPVLVPAYTRNLHHELELAVVMSKRCCAIPEAAAMDYVAGYALCLDMTARDVQDECKKKGLPWTLAKSFTASCPVSAFVPKGKIPDPHNLKLWLKVNGELRQEGETSSMIFSIPYIISYVSKIMTLEEGDIILTGTPKGVGPVKENDEIQAGIHGVVSMRFKVEKPEY